The following are encoded in a window of Psychrobacter sp. P11F6 genomic DNA:
- the ispC gene encoding 1-deoxy-D-xylulose-5-phosphate reductoisomerase, giving the protein MVMTQRIAVLGATGSIGDSTLAILAAQPQLYTVYALSGYHRLDKLFALCQQFLPKRVSVPTAAVDDFAQRLRAAGLDIDVVGGEAGLVDIATDSQTDTVVAAIVGAAGLPSTLAAARAGKRILLANKEALVMAGQVMITAVKMHNATLLPLDSEHNAIFQCLPLAIQQDNTQIHQPNHGVRKLWLTASGGPFLQKSFAQMQQASVAEAVKHPNWSMGQKISVDSATMMNKGLELIEACHLFDLPENKINVVIHPQSIIHSMVEYSDGSFLAQLGSPDMKTPIAHALSYPDRIESGSQPLDLFALSGLEFIEPDLQKFACLHLARQAMQAGTQATIVLNAANEIAVAAFLAGKIRLTDIADINEQALNDIQLPPLNETADIEDILAIDKIARHLTEKLMAKLV; this is encoded by the coding sequence ATGGTTATGACGCAACGCATCGCCGTACTAGGCGCGACAGGTTCAATTGGCGATAGCACGTTAGCAATATTAGCAGCGCAACCACAGCTTTACACGGTCTACGCTCTGTCAGGGTATCACCGCTTAGACAAACTGTTTGCACTTTGCCAGCAGTTTTTGCCAAAGCGCGTTAGTGTACCGACCGCCGCAGTCGATGATTTCGCCCAGCGACTCCGTGCGGCAGGTCTTGACATCGATGTGGTAGGCGGCGAAGCAGGGCTGGTCGACATTGCCACTGATTCGCAGACGGATACCGTTGTCGCTGCGATCGTAGGCGCAGCTGGTCTGCCTTCTACTTTAGCCGCTGCTCGTGCAGGTAAGCGTATTTTACTAGCCAATAAAGAAGCGCTGGTGATGGCAGGGCAAGTGATGATTACTGCGGTCAAAATGCATAACGCTACTTTGCTGCCGCTTGACTCTGAGCACAACGCTATTTTTCAGTGTTTACCACTGGCTATTCAGCAGGACAATACCCAAATCCATCAGCCAAATCACGGCGTGCGCAAGTTATGGCTAACGGCCTCTGGTGGACCGTTTTTGCAAAAATCGTTTGCACAGATGCAGCAAGCGAGCGTTGCTGAAGCGGTCAAACATCCAAATTGGTCAATGGGTCAAAAGATATCCGTCGATTCAGCAACGATGATGAATAAGGGTTTAGAGTTAATCGAAGCCTGCCATTTGTTTGATTTGCCTGAAAATAAGATAAATGTGGTGATTCATCCACAAAGTATCATTCACTCAATGGTAGAATATAGCGATGGTAGCTTTTTGGCGCAGCTCGGCAGTCCCGATATGAAAACGCCCATTGCCCATGCGCTCAGTTACCCTGATCGTATTGAGAGCGGCTCGCAGCCGTTAGACTTATTTGCACTTAGTGGTTTAGAGTTTATTGAGCCTGACTTGCAAAAATTTGCGTGTTTGCATTTGGCAAGACAGGCGATGCAGGCGGGCACACAAGCGACGATTGTCTTAAATGCAGCGAATGAAATTGCCGTGGCGGCATTTTTGGCTGGAAAAATTCGCCTGACTGACATTGCTGATATCAACGAGCAGGCTTTGAATGACATACAGCTGCCACCGTTAAACGAAACGGCTGACATAGAAGATATACTAGCAATTGATAAAATAGCACGTCACCTTACAGAAAAACTTATGGCAAAGTTGGTGTGA
- the rimO gene encoding 30S ribosomal protein S12 methylthiotransferase RimO yields the protein MPNTSTESVNTTVTTSPSTSTPTDSMLKDTATVFNPAKPNIAQDNQADVSQANTNQPYHHKANHNQNRSIEQSSDVTSGALSTENAPVNTAPKIGFVSLGCPKALVDSERIITELSRDGYKVASDYEGADLVVVNTCGFIESAVQESLDAIGEAISKNGKVIVTGCLGKEADKIREMHPAVLAVTGAHAYDEVIKAVALHVPKPDRSQDASYDPKIDLINEAGIKLTPSHYAYLKISEGCNHRCTFCIIPSLRGDLVSRPIDSVMNEALALKNAGVKELLIISQDTSAYGLDLKYKTSFWNGMPLKSKFYDLCQALNNLGIWVRLHYVYPYPHVDKVVELMGEKKLLPYLDIPFQHASHRILKAMKRPAHSENTLARIHAWREICPDIVIRSTFVVGFPGETEEDFQCLLDWLVEARLDRVGAFTYSEVEGAVANDLPNHVPEEIKQERYERLMTLQQDISAQKLQEKVGKTLMVLVDEIDSEEGVAICRSYADAPEIDGHVYVDDITAQVKVGQFLTVTIDDASEYDLFASYKG from the coding sequence ATGCCCAACACTTCTACCGAGTCGGTTAATACGACTGTTACTACCTCACCGTCAACTTCTACGCCAACAGATTCTATGTTAAAAGACACTGCCACCGTTTTTAATCCTGCCAAACCAAATATAGCACAAGACAATCAGGCAGATGTCAGTCAAGCAAATACTAACCAACCTTACCATCATAAAGCCAATCACAATCAAAACCGTAGCATTGAGCAAAGCAGCGATGTGACTTCAGGTGCTTTATCGACTGAAAATGCGCCAGTGAATACAGCGCCAAAGATTGGATTTGTGTCACTAGGTTGCCCAAAAGCCTTGGTCGATAGTGAGCGCATTATCACTGAGCTTAGCCGTGATGGTTATAAAGTGGCGAGTGATTACGAAGGTGCAGATCTAGTTGTCGTGAATACTTGCGGTTTTATTGAGTCAGCAGTACAAGAGTCGCTTGATGCCATCGGCGAAGCGATTAGCAAAAACGGTAAAGTCATCGTCACAGGTTGCTTGGGTAAAGAAGCAGACAAAATCCGTGAAATGCACCCAGCTGTGCTAGCTGTGACGGGCGCGCATGCTTATGATGAGGTCATTAAAGCCGTTGCGTTGCATGTGCCCAAGCCTGACCGCAGTCAGGACGCTAGTTATGATCCAAAGATAGATTTGATTAATGAAGCGGGTATCAAATTGACGCCAAGCCATTATGCTTATCTAAAAATATCAGAAGGTTGCAACCATCGTTGTACTTTCTGTATCATTCCAAGCTTACGTGGAGACTTGGTTTCACGTCCGATTGATAGCGTGATGAATGAAGCGCTTGCACTGAAAAATGCTGGCGTGAAAGAATTGCTTATTATTTCGCAAGATACCTCTGCTTATGGACTGGATTTGAAATATAAGACCAGTTTTTGGAATGGTATGCCGCTGAAGTCGAAGTTTTATGACTTATGCCAAGCCTTAAATAACTTAGGCATTTGGGTGCGCTTGCATTATGTCTATCCATATCCGCATGTCGATAAAGTGGTTGAGCTAATGGGCGAGAAAAAGCTACTGCCTTATCTCGACATTCCGTTTCAACATGCCAGCCATCGCATCCTAAAAGCGATGAAACGCCCAGCGCATAGCGAAAACACCTTGGCGCGTATCCATGCATGGCGTGAGATTTGTCCTGATATCGTCATTCGCTCAACCTTCGTTGTGGGCTTCCCTGGTGAGACAGAAGAAGATTTCCAATGCTTGCTCGATTGGTTAGTAGAAGCTCGCCTTGATCGTGTTGGCGCGTTTACTTACTCAGAAGTCGAAGGCGCAGTGGCTAATGACCTGCCAAATCATGTGCCAGAAGAGATTAAGCAAGAGCGCTATGAGCGTTTGATGACGCTGCAACAAGACATCTCAGCGCAAAAGCTACAAGAGAAAGTCGGTAAAACCTTGATGGTATTGGTCGACGAAATTGATAGTGAAGAGGGCGTTGCGATTTGTCGTAGCTATGCTGACGCACCAGAGATTGACGGTCATGTCTATGTCGATGACATTACTGCTCAAGTTAAGGTCGGACAATTCCTAACGGTTACGATTGACGACGCTAGCGAGTATGATTTGTTTGCCAGTTACAAAGGCTAA
- the pyrH gene encoding UMP kinase — translation MSDKNPRYSRILLKLSGEALAGGKEMGIDSEVLDKMSLSIAHLRGLGVQVGIVVGGGNLYRGAQLQQEGLVGRVTGDQMGMLATVMNGLAMRDALERRNIKTRLMSALPIGEVTESYSSRNAIRYLKNGEVCIFVAGTGNPFFTTDTAACLRGIEIEAGLILKATKVDGVYDKDPSLHDDAVKYDGLTFDEVLEQKLGVMDLTAIALCREHNVPLQVFDMTKPNALLNVIMGENEGTRVYH, via the coding sequence ATGTCTGACAAAAACCCGCGTTACTCTCGTATTTTGCTGAAACTCTCTGGTGAAGCCTTAGCTGGTGGCAAAGAGATGGGAATTGATAGCGAAGTGCTCGATAAGATGAGCTTGTCTATCGCCCATTTGCGTGGTCTTGGTGTTCAAGTCGGTATCGTGGTCGGCGGCGGTAACTTATATCGCGGCGCGCAGTTGCAACAAGAAGGCTTAGTCGGCCGTGTGACTGGTGATCAAATGGGTATGTTAGCAACCGTTATGAATGGTCTGGCGATGCGTGATGCGCTTGAGCGCCGCAATATTAAAACTCGCCTGATGTCAGCCTTGCCAATCGGTGAAGTGACCGAAAGCTATAGCAGCCGTAATGCCATTCGCTATCTCAAAAATGGTGAAGTATGTATCTTTGTTGCTGGTACGGGCAACCCTTTCTTTACCACTGATACAGCCGCTTGCTTACGCGGTATCGAGATCGAAGCGGGCTTGATTTTAAAAGCCACCAAAGTAGATGGCGTTTATGACAAAGACCCAAGCTTACATGACGATGCAGTTAAATATGATGGTTTAACTTTTGATGAAGTGTTAGAGCAAAAGCTTGGCGTGATGGATTTGACCGCTATTGCATTATGCCGTGAGCATAACGTACCGCTACAAGTGTTTGATATGACCAAGCCTAATGCGTTATTAAACGTCATTATGGGCGAAAATGAAGGCACACGCGTTTATCACTGA
- a CDS encoding sigma 54-interacting transcriptional regulator has translation MTAYNDNATSNSDNQGSAQTSDNQESSNRESDNQATKVTVNNAPDANPATLWLIDDDAALRLVLADTFEDAGLNVISFTQAQAAWTRLNDILQQQESAAQLPDVILTDIRMPMMDGLSFSDWVHEHFPKLPIVIMTAHSDLTSAINSYQTGAFEYLPKPFDLDDAVVTIYKAINYQPNMLAAAAAKSTAEPAPKTITKKLSSTLSNMQVKPDTRPKLASKATLVSKTNKTSSPKIKVKSAISANDNPSGIIGQSQAMQTVFRAIGRLAHSPITVLITGESGTGKELVASALHQHSPRHQQPFIALNMAAIPHDLIESELFGHEKGAFTGATTTRQGRFEQADGGTLFLDEIGDMPYSTQTRLLRVLANGEFFRVGGQQPVKVNVRIIAATHQNLEELVKQGKFREDLFYRLNVIRLPLPPLRTRPEDIPALAHYFMQRAAEQMNSAEKQLHPTALHIMQAFEWRGNVRQLENVCLWLTVMATGDTVMVDDLPPELLENISSDLEEYQEQSQPSQAMTHNEQIRPHSHSSSWQQALAAWAEQSLQTGEIDILQTATPEFERVLLTAALNHSGGKKIAAANLLGWGRNTLTRKLQQLDISSAEGQNNRY, from the coding sequence ATGACTGCATATAATGACAACGCCACATCTAACAGCGACAATCAAGGCTCTGCCCAAACATCAGACAATCAAGAATCTAGTAACCGAGAGTCTGATAATCAAGCTACAAAAGTAACGGTCAATAATGCACCTGATGCTAACCCTGCAACGTTATGGCTCATCGATGACGATGCGGCCCTGCGTTTGGTGTTGGCAGATACTTTTGAAGACGCAGGCTTAAACGTTATTAGCTTTACTCAAGCACAAGCGGCGTGGACACGCCTCAACGATATTTTGCAACAGCAGGAATCAGCCGCTCAGTTGCCCGATGTGATATTGACCGATATTCGTATGCCCATGATGGATGGTTTGTCTTTTAGTGATTGGGTACATGAGCATTTCCCTAAGCTGCCCATTGTCATTATGACGGCGCATTCTGACCTCACCTCTGCTATTAATAGCTATCAAACAGGTGCTTTTGAATATCTGCCAAAACCTTTTGATTTAGATGATGCAGTCGTCACGATTTATAAAGCCATTAATTATCAGCCCAATATGCTGGCAGCGGCGGCAGCAAAATCTACAGCTGAACCTGCTCCGAAGACAATTACCAAAAAACTATCAAGTACTTTATCTAATATGCAGGTAAAACCTGATACCAGACCCAAGCTTGCTAGCAAGGCTACTCTGGTCAGTAAAACCAATAAAACATCTAGCCCTAAAATCAAAGTTAAATCTGCCATCAGCGCTAATGACAATCCGAGCGGCATCATTGGGCAATCACAAGCGATGCAGACGGTGTTTCGTGCCATTGGCAGACTGGCACACTCACCCATTACTGTCCTGATTACTGGTGAATCAGGCACGGGCAAAGAATTGGTCGCCAGTGCGTTGCACCAGCATTCACCGCGTCACCAGCAACCTTTTATTGCCCTAAATATGGCCGCCATTCCACATGATTTGATTGAATCTGAATTATTCGGTCACGAAAAAGGAGCGTTTACTGGTGCGACGACGACGCGACAAGGACGTTTTGAACAAGCGGATGGTGGGACATTGTTTTTAGATGAAATTGGCGATATGCCTTATAGCACCCAAACTCGACTGCTACGAGTACTGGCCAATGGTGAGTTTTTTCGCGTCGGTGGACAGCAGCCTGTCAAAGTGAATGTACGCATCATTGCCGCTACTCATCAAAACTTAGAAGAACTGGTCAAACAAGGCAAATTCCGTGAAGATCTGTTTTATCGCCTTAACGTTATTCGCTTGCCCCTGCCACCATTACGGACACGACCTGAAGACATTCCAGCATTAGCCCATTACTTTATGCAGCGGGCTGCTGAACAGATGAACAGTGCAGAGAAACAGCTACACCCGACAGCACTACATATCATGCAGGCTTTTGAATGGCGCGGCAATGTCCGCCAACTTGAGAATGTTTGCCTTTGGTTGACCGTAATGGCCACAGGCGACACCGTGATGGTGGATGATTTGCCACCAGAGCTGCTTGAAAATATCTCGTCTGATTTAGAAGAATATCAAGAGCAAAGTCAGCCTTCACAAGCTATGACTCACAATGAGCAAATACGCCCTCATTCCCACAGTTCAAGTTGGCAACAAGCATTGGCTGCTTGGGCTGAGCAATCGCTACAAACAGGAGAAATCGATATTTTGCAGACGGCAACCCCTGAGTTTGAACGCGTTTTATTAACGGCAGCGCTCAACCATAGTGGTGGCAAAAAGATCGCCGCTGCCAATTTACTCGGTTGGGGGCGCAATACCCTGACACGCAAATTACAGCAATTAGATATCTCTTCAGCAGAAGGGCAAAATAATCGTTATTAA
- the uppS gene encoding polyprenyl diphosphate synthase → MSTSAVLAPDLLPRHIAIIMDGNNRYGKANDLGKGQGHVAGKDALDPIVEYCVNTGIEVLTVFAFSSENWQRPPSEVALLMQLLASTIHEQIPRMNEYRIRLRFIGDRSQLSDDLQALMADAEAKTADFKAMTLVIAISYGGQWDIAHAAKQLAQQVEAGQLRADDINKELLGNYVQLADAPAVDMLIRTGGEYRISNFLLWQSAYAELFFTQTLWPNFAADELAAMVKEFAQRQRRFGKTSEQIVIEQASR, encoded by the coding sequence ATGTCCACTTCAGCCGTTTTGGCTCCTGATCTTCTTCCACGCCATATCGCTATCATCATGGATGGCAACAATCGTTATGGTAAAGCCAATGATTTGGGCAAAGGCCAAGGGCATGTGGCTGGCAAAGATGCACTCGATCCTATCGTCGAGTATTGCGTTAATACGGGTATCGAAGTATTAACGGTATTTGCATTTTCTAGTGAGAATTGGCAACGCCCGCCCAGTGAGGTGGCACTACTCATGCAACTGTTAGCCTCGACCATTCATGAGCAAATACCACGCATGAATGAGTATCGTATTCGTCTACGTTTTATTGGTGACCGCAGTCAGCTGAGTGATGATTTGCAAGCATTAATGGCGGACGCTGAAGCGAAAACAGCAGACTTTAAAGCCATGACTCTAGTCATCGCTATCAGTTATGGTGGGCAATGGGATATTGCCCATGCGGCAAAACAGCTGGCGCAGCAAGTAGAGGCTGGTCAGTTACGTGCTGATGATATTAATAAAGAATTGCTCGGTAACTATGTGCAATTAGCAGATGCACCAGCAGTAGATATGCTGATACGCACAGGCGGTGAATACCGAATTTCTAACTTTTTATTGTGGCAGTCAGCCTATGCCGAGCTATTCTTTACCCAGACATTATGGCCAAATTTTGCAGCCGATGAGCTGGCAGCAATGGTAAAAGAGTTTGCTCAGCGGCAGCGCCGTTTTGGCAAAACCAGTGAGCAGATAGTGATAGAGCAAGCAAGTCGTTAA
- a CDS encoding phosphatidate cytidylyltransferase: protein MWQRIKTAVVLVIIVGIAMFASQTPILFAPLLAIGVIIAAHEWTKLMPKWRHPALFVLLVLVLTLVSLMFKVTWLFWWVASLAIWLMALSWVRVFPTHTNWYGKKLALMGAVILTASITAMFYLWQLSAWWLLYVFLLVWCADSGAYFVGRKLGRRKMAPNVSPNKSMEGLAGGLVTGLLVVIAISVFKLQLTGVPLVAFVALSALTILASVLGDLFESMLKRRADVKDSGTILPGHGGVLDRIDSLLSATPIFALGFWAIQQLGLIVV, encoded by the coding sequence ATGTGGCAACGAATTAAGACGGCAGTTGTTCTCGTTATTATCGTTGGTATTGCAATGTTTGCGAGCCAAACTCCTATTTTATTTGCACCGCTGTTAGCGATTGGCGTCATTATCGCCGCTCACGAATGGACTAAGCTGATGCCCAAGTGGCGTCATCCTGCGCTGTTTGTGCTATTGGTTTTGGTGTTGACCCTAGTATCACTCATGTTTAAAGTGACATGGTTATTTTGGTGGGTGGCTTCACTGGCTATATGGCTAATGGCGCTGTCTTGGGTGCGAGTGTTCCCGACTCATACCAATTGGTATGGCAAAAAACTGGCATTGATGGGTGCGGTGATATTGACCGCATCGATTACGGCGATGTTTTATTTGTGGCAACTGTCAGCATGGTGGTTGCTCTATGTGTTCCTTTTGGTCTGGTGCGCAGATAGTGGCGCTTATTTTGTGGGGCGTAAGCTTGGTCGCCGCAAAATGGCACCGAACGTCTCACCCAATAAAAGTATGGAAGGGCTGGCTGGTGGCTTGGTCACCGGTCTGCTCGTGGTCATTGCCATCAGTGTATTTAAGTTGCAATTGACGGGTGTGCCGTTAGTCGCATTTGTAGCATTATCAGCCTTGACCATTTTAGCCTCGGTACTTGGCGATTTATTTGAGTCGATGCTTAAGCGCCGCGCTGATGTCAAAGATTCAGGAACGATTTTACCGGGGCATGGCGGCGTGCTTGACCGTATCGACTCACTGCTCTCTGCCACACCGATATTTGCGCTTGGTTTTTGGGCGATACAGCAGTTAGGTTTGATAGTGGTTTAG
- the rseP gene encoding RIP metalloprotease RseP has translation MTFLLTLLAAIFVLGPLIALHEWGHYIVARLCGVKVLTYSIGFGPKLFGWTSKKSGIDYRISALPLGGYVKMLDEREGEVAKAEQHLAFNRQHPLKKIAIVAAGPIMNFIIAIALFWVLFMTPSEQLATKIGQVLPETPAAMAQLPVGDKIVAIDGHEVQTWEGINYRLAGRMGETDNVSITLQSEAQADNAIKTYQAPVTQFMQGSAQGKDALTSFGMLPWQPDIAPIVGDLTADGAASRQGLKVGDRIIAINDQPIKDWISATRIIRDSPEILLNFTVLRDGKTVQLQIMPQGKKDNLGNDYGQIGAMVAQSEIIIPDAYKTTVAYGPGESLVKSFEKTEQLAVMTVSSMGKMLSGMIGLDNLSGPITIAKVAKQSFDISWQMVLSTAALISLSLGVLNLLPIPVLDGGHIVYYLIELIRGKPLSEGVQMIGLNIGLLLLAGFMVLAIGNDISRLF, from the coding sequence ATGACGTTTTTATTAACGCTCCTTGCGGCAATATTTGTCTTAGGTCCGCTTATTGCCTTACATGAGTGGGGACACTATATCGTCGCTCGTCTTTGCGGCGTTAAAGTCTTGACCTATTCTATCGGATTTGGTCCTAAACTTTTTGGCTGGACGAGCAAAAAAAGCGGTATTGATTATCGTATTTCCGCTTTGCCACTTGGTGGTTATGTCAAAATGCTCGATGAGCGCGAAGGCGAGGTAGCAAAAGCTGAGCAACATTTGGCGTTTAATCGTCAGCATCCACTAAAAAAGATTGCGATTGTCGCCGCTGGTCCTATCATGAACTTCATCATTGCTATTGCGCTGTTTTGGGTGTTGTTTATGACACCATCAGAGCAGCTGGCGACGAAGATTGGGCAGGTATTACCCGAGACGCCTGCTGCTATGGCACAGTTGCCAGTTGGTGATAAAATCGTTGCGATTGATGGGCATGAGGTACAAACGTGGGAAGGCATCAACTATCGGCTTGCCGGACGGATGGGTGAGACGGATAATGTCAGTATTACTCTGCAATCAGAGGCGCAAGCTGATAATGCGATCAAAACTTATCAAGCGCCCGTAACTCAGTTTATGCAAGGCAGCGCGCAAGGTAAAGATGCGTTGACCAGCTTTGGTATGCTGCCATGGCAACCAGATATTGCACCTATAGTAGGTGATTTGACCGCTGATGGTGCCGCCAGTCGCCAAGGTCTAAAAGTAGGTGATCGTATTATTGCTATCAATGATCAACCAATTAAAGATTGGATCAGTGCCACTCGTATCATCCGCGACAGTCCTGAAATTTTGCTCAATTTCACAGTATTGCGTGATGGTAAAACCGTACAGCTTCAGATTATGCCGCAAGGCAAAAAAGACAATTTGGGTAACGATTATGGGCAAATTGGTGCTATGGTGGCGCAGTCCGAAATTATTATTCCTGACGCTTACAAGACCACCGTAGCCTATGGCCCTGGTGAGTCATTGGTGAAATCATTTGAGAAAACTGAACAGCTCGCAGTGATGACCGTCAGCTCAATGGGTAAGATGCTATCAGGCATGATTGGTTTGGATAATTTGTCAGGTCCGATTACCATTGCCAAAGTGGCCAAACAGAGTTTTGATATCAGTTGGCAGATGGTGTTATCGACGGCGGCTTTGATTAGTTTGAGTCTGGGTGTACTCAATCTTTTACCCATTCCTGTGTTGGATGGCGGTCATATTGTGTATTATCTTATTGAATTGATTCGCGGTAAGCCACTCTCGGAAGGGGTGCAAATGATTGGACTAAATATCGGCTTACTCTTGCTGGCAGGTTTCATGGTGTTAGCAATTGGTAATGATATCAGTCGGCTGTTTTGA
- the frr gene encoding ribosome recycling factor: MIKEIKQDGEARMQKTLEALESTFSKVRTGRAHPGMLSGVMVSYYGSPTPLNQVASVNVEDSRTLMVQPFDRTMVQAIDKAIREADLGLNPVTADVIRVPMPALTEETRRDMQKLARGEAESSRVSIRNIRRDMMNDIKELAKEKEISEDDERRASDDIQKITDKYIETIDKRLSKKETDLMDV; the protein is encoded by the coding sequence ATGATCAAAGAGATTAAGCAAGACGGCGAAGCGCGTATGCAAAAAACACTGGAAGCGCTTGAGAGTACTTTTAGCAAAGTCCGTACAGGGCGCGCGCATCCGGGTATGTTGTCAGGCGTGATGGTTAGCTATTACGGGTCGCCTACACCTTTGAATCAAGTGGCGAGTGTCAACGTTGAAGACTCACGTACGCTCATGGTTCAGCCGTTTGACCGTACCATGGTACAAGCAATTGACAAGGCCATTCGCGAAGCAGATTTGGGTCTCAACCCAGTGACCGCCGATGTGATTCGTGTGCCAATGCCAGCATTGACAGAAGAGACACGCCGCGACATGCAAAAGCTTGCGCGTGGAGAAGCAGAAAGTAGCCGTGTTTCTATCCGTAATATTCGCCGTGACATGATGAATGACATCAAAGAATTGGCCAAAGAAAAAGAGATCTCAGAAGACGACGAGCGCCGTGCTAGTGATGACATTCAAAAAATCACTGACAAGTATATCGAAACCATCGATAAACGTTTGAGCAAAAAAGAAACTGACTTGATGGACGTGTAA
- a CDS encoding two-component system sensor histidine kinase NtrB, whose translation MTTLLTTVKPTPDLAFMSQHLFTAILWINDDLSITWLNAQAEQLLAISSGRLLGQSILTLLASETSKALKSADSNHDIDNHVTVDKSSGEDTHEQTCSLKERFQQAKQYQQPFIDHDHLISTPLNGNLSFSVDYSVTPVIYEQQPYFIIEMWGKDRQSRISEEQRQQQQYNVARHMLRSVAHEIKNPLAGIRGAAQLLQRQFIKFSDASPLNSAPPAILSTNPMVNPNSHLQKTAEKLRNYTDIIISETDRLTHLIGKFLGSNQLPNWQTLNIHEPLEHVLSLVVNQYPQVTLQRDYDLSLPELCADKDQLIQVFLNLINNACESMTEFEQTLQQRELSEPKAQQPVTSQMSNHDSASYKPTLHIQTRIAFQHTIAGQQHKQVLQINIADNGSGIDPALIGQIFFPMVTSRAAGTGLGLSIVQDIISHHHGMIDVSSQQSKSLNDSVKNNHKHQHTSFTLYLPFNQPTHHA comes from the coding sequence ATGACAACCCTTTTGACAACCGTAAAACCGACACCTGACTTAGCATTTATGTCACAGCATTTGTTCACCGCTATTTTATGGATCAATGATGACTTATCGATCACTTGGCTAAATGCCCAAGCCGAACAACTACTCGCTATTAGTAGTGGGCGCTTACTGGGTCAGTCTATACTGACACTGCTTGCATCCGAAACATCCAAAGCATTGAAATCAGCCGATAGCAATCATGACATTGACAACCATGTAACTGTCGATAAAAGTAGTGGTGAAGATACTCATGAACAAACTTGCTCTTTAAAAGAACGATTTCAGCAAGCAAAGCAGTATCAACAACCCTTTATCGATCATGATCACCTTATCAGCACACCGCTAAATGGTAATTTATCATTCTCGGTTGATTATAGCGTGACCCCTGTCATTTATGAGCAGCAACCTTATTTTATTATTGAGATGTGGGGCAAGGATCGCCAAAGTCGCATATCAGAGGAACAACGCCAGCAGCAACAATATAATGTTGCCCGTCATATGCTGCGCTCGGTCGCTCATGAAATCAAAAATCCGCTTGCTGGTATTCGCGGGGCGGCGCAATTATTACAGCGGCAATTCATCAAATTCAGTGACGCCTCGCCTCTTAATAGTGCTCCTCCTGCTATTCTTAGCACAAACCCTATGGTAAACCCGAATAGCCACCTGCAAAAAACGGCTGAAAAACTACGTAATTATACTGATATTATTATTTCAGAAACGGACCGTCTAACCCATCTTATCGGGAAATTCCTTGGCTCCAATCAATTACCAAATTGGCAAACGCTAAATATCCATGAGCCACTGGAGCATGTTTTATCTTTGGTCGTCAATCAATATCCGCAAGTGACGCTACAGCGCGATTATGATTTGTCATTGCCTGAGTTATGCGCTGATAAAGATCAGCTAATACAGGTGTTTTTAAATCTGATTAATAATGCCTGTGAATCGATGACTGAGTTTGAGCAAACGCTGCAGCAAAGAGAGTTGTCCGAACCTAAGGCGCAACAACCTGTCACTTCACAAATGAGCAATCACGACAGCGCCAGTTACAAGCCAACGCTACACATTCAAACCCGAATTGCCTTTCAACATACCATTGCTGGGCAACAGCACAAGCAAGTGCTACAAATCAATATTGCCGATAACGGTTCAGGCATTGATCCTGCATTGATCGGACAGATATTTTTCCCAATGGTGACCAGCCGTGCCGCAGGAACGGGGCTAGGATTGTCTATCGTGCAAGATATCATCAGTCATCACCATGGTATGATTGACGTGAGCTCCCAGCAATCAAAAAGCCTTAACGACAGTGTCAAAAACAATCATAAACATCAACATACCAGTTTTACGCTGTACTTGCCTTTCAATCAGCCAACGCACCATGCTTAA